A genomic segment from Thermotoga neapolitana DSM 4359 encodes:
- a CDS encoding Asp23/Gls24 family envelope stress response protein, which translates to MAEEYKNIEISDGVIKEIAIRSIGEFLGDVGSRVMKKIRKSLDVTRNPDDSLVIEFKIDVPYGEPIPEYVSKLTEKVKHDIEMMTSMRVESINVTVENVFEKEEEIEEEPEEGEEKQE; encoded by the coding sequence ATGGCGGAGGAATACAAGAACATCGAAATATCCGACGGAGTGATAAAAGAGATCGCGATCAGAAGCATTGGAGAATTTCTTGGGGACGTCGGCTCCAGAGTGATGAAGAAAATCAGAAAGAGTCTGGATGTCACAAGAAATCCAGATGACAGCCTCGTCATCGAGTTCAAAATCGATGTCCCTTACGGTGAACCCATTCCTGAATACGTTTCCAAACTCACCGAGAAAGTGAAACACGATATCGAGATGATGACCTCCATGAGGGTAGAGTCCATCAACGTAACCGTGGAGAACGTTTTCGAGAAGGAAGAAGAGATCGAAGAAGAGCCTGAGGAGGGCGAAGAGAAACAGGAATAA
- a CDS encoding DAK2 domain-containing protein — translation MKKITGRFLKTIIKKATENLLKHKDEINALNVFPVPDGDTGSNMCSTMLEACKYIDNLKSDDLSEVWKAIKEGALMGARGNSGVILSQILRGLADASPENYITPGDFIKMISNARKVAYSAVMRPVEGTMLTVVRELDEKLKGRSFETFEELFDQIVEMIKDTVNRTPSMLSKLREAGVVDAGAKGLYYLFEGMRDAIKGDIEVNLEQVEQASVEDLKRMALEEITNQYCTEVAVRRKRVFEKSELESFLNEIGDSVVLVEQDDIFRLHVHTNHPGQVLEKVLDFGEIIKVKVDNMKLQHEHIISAQVEKEIGVVAVSPGKGISEILKSLGVDEIVPGGQTMNPSFADLKAAVDKTHAKVVFLFPNNANVLLTAKQVAESVDDKRVIVVQTSHVQECVAAMVEYDPDEDPEELKRRFEEAINQCVPISITRAVRDSRYGKRRIRKGEYLVFVRKELLAHGFNLVKALKDVLEKENAREKEILTVFLGDNYRKAELEKIQNLIGEEFPNLDLEIHEGGQPHYPFLMLLQ, via the coding sequence TTGAAAAAGATCACCGGAAGGTTTTTGAAAACCATCATAAAGAAAGCAACGGAAAACCTTCTAAAACACAAAGATGAAATCAACGCCCTGAACGTTTTCCCTGTTCCGGATGGAGACACGGGCTCCAACATGTGTTCGACGATGCTGGAAGCGTGCAAGTACATAGACAATCTCAAAAGTGATGACCTCTCAGAAGTGTGGAAGGCAATCAAGGAAGGAGCACTGATGGGGGCGCGTGGGAACTCCGGTGTCATACTCTCTCAAATATTGAGAGGACTGGCAGACGCCTCTCCGGAGAACTACATCACTCCAGGAGATTTTATCAAGATGATATCGAACGCAAGGAAAGTCGCGTACAGTGCCGTTATGAGACCCGTTGAAGGTACCATGCTGACGGTGGTGAGGGAACTCGACGAGAAACTGAAGGGTCGTTCCTTTGAAACGTTCGAAGAGTTGTTCGACCAGATCGTGGAGATGATAAAGGATACGGTGAACAGGACTCCCAGCATGCTCTCCAAACTAAGAGAAGCAGGAGTTGTGGATGCGGGAGCAAAGGGGCTTTACTATCTGTTCGAAGGAATGAGGGATGCGATCAAAGGAGATATAGAAGTGAACCTCGAGCAGGTGGAACAGGCCTCAGTGGAAGATCTCAAGAGGATGGCCCTGGAAGAGATAACGAACCAGTACTGCACGGAGGTGGCCGTTCGAAGAAAGCGTGTCTTCGAAAAGTCAGAACTGGAATCCTTCTTGAACGAGATAGGAGATTCCGTTGTTCTTGTAGAGCAGGACGATATCTTCAGACTGCACGTTCATACTAATCATCCGGGTCAGGTGCTTGAGAAGGTACTGGATTTCGGCGAAATAATTAAAGTAAAAGTGGACAACATGAAACTTCAGCACGAACACATCATATCCGCCCAGGTCGAAAAGGAAATAGGTGTGGTTGCTGTCTCTCCCGGGAAGGGAATTTCAGAGATCCTGAAAAGTCTGGGTGTTGACGAAATAGTCCCTGGTGGCCAGACGATGAATCCCAGCTTTGCCGATCTTAAGGCAGCGGTGGACAAAACACACGCGAAGGTGGTCTTTCTCTTTCCAAACAACGCCAACGTTCTTCTCACAGCAAAACAGGTGGCGGAATCGGTGGACGACAAAAGGGTTATCGTCGTTCAGACGTCACACGTTCAGGAGTGTGTTGCCGCGATGGTGGAATACGACCCTGACGAGGATCCTGAAGAACTAAAAAGAAGGTTCGAAGAGGCGATCAACCAGTGTGTTCCCATTTCCATCACAAGGGCGGTCAGAGACTCCAGATACGGAAAAAGGCGTATAAGGAAAGGTGAGTACCTCGTCTTTGTGAGAAAAGAACTTTTAGCGCACGGATTCAACCTCGTGAAGGCATTGAAGGACGTTCTGGAAAAGGAGAACGCAAGAGAAAAAGAGATCCTCACCGTTTTTCTTGGTGACAATTATCGAAAGGCAGAACTCGAGAAGATACAGAACCTCATAGGAGAGGAATTCCCGAACCTCGATCTTGAAATCCACGAGGGTGGACAACCCCATTATCCGTTCTTGATGCTTTTGCAATGA
- a CDS encoding bifunctional 5,10-methylenetetrahydrofolate dehydrogenase/5,10-methenyltetrahydrofolate cyclohydrolase — protein MWIDCKSIAKSIEEDVRKRVDLLSFTPKLVSVVGTDDPSTASYLRSQKKKAEKLGIDFEIIKTSPGDFLSTLEKLAEDKNVNGVFVARPLPEGLDEKRVFSAVPVEKDVEGVNPENLGFLLYGEETFPPCTAEAVVKVLESVTEISGKKVTIVGRSVTVGKPLAIMLLKKGRDATVTVCHSRTQNLGEITRASDIVVVAVGKAHFLKRDMVKEGAIVIDVGINYVDGKWCGDVDSAVEEIAQVTPVPGGVGQITTALLFEHVVRAAERQKA, from the coding sequence GTGTGGATAGACTGTAAATCCATAGCGAAGTCCATCGAAGAAGACGTCAGAAAGAGAGTGGATCTGCTTTCCTTCACTCCAAAACTCGTCAGCGTGGTGGGAACGGATGATCCTTCCACTGCTTCGTATCTCAGATCTCAGAAAAAAAAGGCAGAAAAACTGGGAATAGATTTTGAAATAATCAAAACGTCTCCGGGAGATTTTCTTTCCACCCTGGAGAAACTCGCTGAAGACAAAAATGTGAACGGTGTCTTCGTTGCAAGACCCCTGCCAGAGGGACTGGATGAAAAACGGGTGTTCTCTGCCGTGCCCGTTGAAAAGGACGTTGAAGGTGTCAATCCTGAAAACCTTGGATTTTTGCTCTATGGAGAAGAGACCTTCCCACCGTGTACCGCAGAGGCCGTTGTGAAAGTCCTAGAGAGTGTCACTGAGATTTCAGGAAAGAAAGTTACGATCGTTGGAAGAAGTGTTACCGTGGGAAAACCTCTTGCGATTATGCTTCTGAAGAAGGGAAGAGACGCCACCGTCACCGTTTGCCATTCCAGAACGCAGAATCTTGGGGAAATCACAAGGGCCAGTGATATCGTCGTCGTTGCCGTCGGAAAGGCCCATTTCCTGAAAAGAGACATGGTGAAGGAAGGAGCCATCGTGATAGATGTTGGGATCAACTACGTGGATGGAAAATGGTGTGGAGATGTGGACTCTGCCGTTGAGGAGATAGCACAGGTTACACCCGTTCCCGGTGGTGTGGGTCAGATCACAACCGCTCTTTTGTTTGAACACGTGGTGAGAGCGGCGGAGCGTCAGAAAGCATGA
- the nusB gene encoding transcription antitermination factor NusB — translation MKTPRRRMRLAVFKALFQHEFRKDEDLEQILEEILDNSYDEKAKKDARRYIRNIKEHLQTIDDLISRYLERWTIDRLSAVDRNILRLGTYELLYEKDIPIEVTINEAIEIAKRYGTENSGKFVNGILDRIAKENAPKEKFEL, via the coding sequence ATGAAAACACCGAGGCGAAGAATGAGGCTTGCTGTCTTCAAAGCTCTTTTTCAACATGAATTCAGGAAAGATGAGGATCTTGAGCAGATACTCGAGGAAATACTGGACAACAGTTACGATGAAAAGGCAAAAAAAGATGCAAGACGCTATATTCGGAATATTAAAGAACACCTTCAAACGATAGACGATCTCATCTCCAGGTACCTTGAACGCTGGACGATAGATCGTCTCTCTGCTGTTGACAGAAACATTCTCAGACTCGGTACCTACGAACTCCTTTACGAGAAGGACATTCCCATAGAGGTTACGATCAACGAAGCCATAGAAATAGCCAAAAGATACGGCACTGAAAACAGCGGAAAATTCGTAAATGGCATACTGGATAGAATTGCAAAAGAGAACGCTCCAAAGGAAAAATTCGAGTTGTGA
- the xseA gene encoding exodeoxyribonuclease VII large subunit — MREIVYTVTEISEYIKKLLEEDPYLVNVSVYGEITNVRPRKGHIFFSLVDENAKLDCVLFGGDNMGIRLQEGKMALVDGSISVYTPHGTYRFVCSNIRYLDHIGTYQMKFETTLKKLLEEGLLYRPKRPLPRFPRRIGVITSRSSAAFHDVIRTAKERKSPVEIYLFHTSVQGDSAKKELIEALRKANEYDLDLVLIVRGGGSREDLWVFNEEEVVREILKMKHPVVTGIGHEIDRVIADFVADVSMHTPTGAAEYVLPDLRDVHEELKNLYERMKDAVLEKITREEERLNRLFHYIKAAAKRKYEINKLTAIRVKEMAGKLRSLVLNSVRRKQERVEHLFRVLESLKPTRFLDKGFVLVKKEGKIVKEAASLNSGDIVFLIFRDGEKKARVI; from the coding sequence ATGAGAGAGATCGTCTACACCGTCACGGAGATAAGCGAGTATATAAAAAAGCTGCTTGAAGAGGATCCTTATCTCGTCAACGTGAGTGTATACGGTGAAATCACCAATGTGCGCCCTAGAAAGGGCCACATTTTTTTCTCGCTGGTCGATGAAAACGCAAAACTGGATTGTGTCCTGTTCGGTGGGGACAACATGGGAATCCGTCTTCAAGAAGGAAAGATGGCTCTCGTCGATGGCAGCATAAGTGTTTACACACCACACGGAACGTACAGGTTCGTCTGTTCGAACATAAGGTATCTCGACCACATCGGAACTTATCAGATGAAGTTCGAGACGACCCTGAAAAAACTACTCGAAGAGGGCCTTCTGTATCGTCCCAAAAGACCCCTTCCCAGATTTCCAAGGAGAATCGGTGTCATCACCTCCAGAAGCTCAGCGGCATTCCACGATGTGATAAGAACGGCAAAGGAGCGAAAATCCCCCGTTGAGATATACCTCTTCCACACTTCCGTTCAGGGAGATTCTGCGAAGAAAGAGTTGATAGAAGCCTTGAGGAAAGCAAACGAGTACGATCTGGACCTTGTTCTGATAGTCAGAGGCGGTGGATCCAGGGAAGATCTGTGGGTGTTCAACGAAGAGGAAGTGGTGCGAGAGATCCTGAAAATGAAACATCCTGTCGTGACGGGAATAGGACACGAGATAGATCGTGTCATAGCGGATTTTGTGGCAGATGTATCCATGCACACACCAACAGGAGCAGCCGAATACGTCCTTCCCGATCTCAGAGACGTCCATGAAGAACTGAAAAATCTCTATGAGAGAATGAAAGATGCCGTGCTGGAGAAGATAACACGTGAGGAAGAAAGACTGAACAGACTATTTCATTACATCAAAGCGGCAGCGAAAAGAAAGTATGAAATAAACAAATTGACAGCCATCAGGGTCAAAGAAATGGCTGGAAAACTCAGGAGTCTGGTGTTGAATTCTGTGAGAAGAAAACAGGAAAGGGTGGAACATCTCTTCAGAGTCCTTGAGAGTCTGAAACCAACAAGGTTTCTCGACAAAGGATTTGTTCTGGTGAAAAAGGAAGGCAAAATCGTGAAAGAGGCTGCCTCTTTGAACTCAGGAGACATCGTGTTTCTTATCTTCAGAGATGGTGAAAAGAAGGCGAGGGTGATCTAG
- a CDS encoding exodeoxyribonuclease VII small subunit, with translation MDFEEMMKELEEIVNRLESEDLSLEESIELFQRGVELYKKCREILQKEQLKIIDVLKELEGDEDDAGRNQEDES, from the coding sequence GTGGACTTCGAAGAAATGATGAAGGAACTGGAAGAGATCGTCAACAGACTCGAAAGCGAAGACCTGTCTCTTGAAGAGTCCATTGAACTCTTTCAAAGAGGTGTGGAACTCTACAAAAAGTGCAGGGAGATCCTTCAGAAAGAACAGTTGAAAATCATCGATGTTCTGAAAGAACTGGAAGGTGATGAAGATGATGCTGGACGAAATCAGGAAGATGAGTCATGA
- the efp gene encoding elongation factor P produces the protein MIEVGDLKKGMFIIYDGEIYRVLEASKHFMGRGSGLVRTKLKNVKTGLVREVNFPSGEKVPEAELSFRKAQYLYRDGDHYYFMTLDDYEQHALSEEEIGDAKYYLVENMEVDLVFHEGVPIGVELPTTVELTVVETEPSFKGDTVSGGGKPAVLETGLKITVPYFIETGDKIKVDTRTGEYVGRA, from the coding sequence ATGATCGAAGTAGGTGACCTGAAAAAGGGTATGTTCATCATCTACGACGGTGAGATATACAGGGTACTCGAGGCAAGCAAACACTTCATGGGAAGAGGAAGTGGACTTGTTAGAACAAAACTCAAGAATGTGAAGACAGGTCTTGTGAGGGAAGTGAACTTCCCGAGTGGTGAAAAGGTACCCGAAGCAGAACTTTCTTTCAGAAAAGCCCAGTATCTTTACAGAGATGGAGATCACTATTACTTCATGACCCTGGACGATTACGAACAACACGCTCTCAGCGAAGAGGAAATCGGGGATGCCAAGTATTATCTGGTTGAAAACATGGAGGTAGACCTTGTTTTCCACGAGGGTGTTCCTATAGGTGTTGAACTTCCCACCACCGTTGAATTGACCGTTGTGGAAACAGAGCCTTCCTTCAAAGGTGACACTGTCTCCGGTGGTGGAAAACCTGCTGTACTCGAAACGGGACTGAAAATCACCGTTCCTTACTTCATAGAAACCGGTGATAAAATAAAGGTTGACACAAGAACGGGTGAGTACGTGGGAAGAGCATAA
- a CDS encoding formate--tetrahydrofolate ligase: MNLIPIKKIAESVGIDENHLFPYGRYIAKVDHRLLKELEGRENGKLILVTAITPTPAGEGKTTTSIGLSMALNRIGNKSFVTLREPSLGPTLGLKGGATGGGKAKVIPSNEINLHFTGDMHAVASAHNLLSAVLDSHIKHGNELGIDPTRIFWKRTMDMNDRSLRKIVIGLGGSANGIPREDGFIITAASEVMAILSLSTDLKDLKDRLGRIVVALDSRGRPVRASDLGVQGAMAVLLKDAINPNLVQTTEGTPAFVHGGPFANIAHGTNSVLATKLALKLSDYVVTEAGFGADLGAEKFIDFVSRVGDFYPNAAVLVATVRALKYHGGSDIDDLHEEDLEALKKGFKNLKVHVENLKKFGLSVVVALNRFETDTEKEISFVMNECEKLGVKAAVSEVFTKGSEGGEDLAKAVTEAIKDSSPHFLYEWEDPVEKKVEILAREIYRAKDVEYTDEARKALKFIKKNGFDHLPVIVAKTPKSLSHDPKLRGAPEGYTFVVRDAYVSAGAGFVVVLAGDINLMPGLPKKPNALNMDVDEDGNITGVS, from the coding sequence ATGAATTTGATTCCGATAAAGAAGATCGCAGAGAGTGTGGGGATAGACGAAAACCATCTTTTTCCGTATGGACGATATATCGCAAAGGTAGACCACAGGCTCCTGAAAGAACTCGAGGGCAGGGAAAACGGAAAGTTGATTCTTGTGACGGCGATCACACCAACACCCGCCGGCGAAGGAAAGACCACTACCAGCATTGGACTTTCCATGGCACTGAACAGGATTGGAAACAAATCTTTTGTGACGCTCCGTGAGCCTTCTCTTGGTCCCACTCTCGGCTTGAAAGGAGGAGCAACTGGAGGCGGAAAGGCAAAGGTTATCCCTTCCAATGAGATAAATCTGCACTTCACCGGCGACATGCACGCTGTGGCAAGCGCCCACAATCTGCTGTCTGCGGTTCTGGATTCTCATATAAAACACGGGAACGAACTTGGGATAGATCCAACGAGGATCTTCTGGAAACGAACCATGGACATGAACGATCGCTCTCTCAGAAAAATCGTGATAGGTCTTGGTGGATCGGCAAACGGTATCCCAAGAGAGGATGGTTTCATCATAACCGCAGCCTCCGAGGTAATGGCGATACTCAGTCTGTCTACAGATTTGAAAGATCTGAAGGATCGTCTTGGAAGAATCGTCGTTGCACTCGATTCTAGAGGAAGGCCTGTGAGAGCCTCCGATCTCGGTGTTCAGGGTGCGATGGCTGTCCTGCTGAAAGATGCAATCAATCCAAATCTTGTTCAGACGACAGAAGGAACCCCTGCCTTCGTCCATGGAGGACCCTTTGCCAACATCGCCCACGGAACAAACTCTGTTCTTGCGACGAAACTTGCCTTGAAACTCAGTGATTACGTGGTGACCGAAGCGGGGTTTGGCGCAGATCTTGGAGCAGAAAAGTTCATCGACTTTGTTTCACGAGTTGGAGATTTCTATCCTAACGCTGCCGTTCTTGTGGCGACGGTTCGAGCGCTGAAGTACCACGGTGGCTCTGACATTGACGATCTTCATGAAGAAGATCTGGAAGCGTTGAAGAAGGGATTTAAAAATTTGAAGGTTCACGTGGAGAACCTGAAGAAATTTGGTCTTTCTGTCGTTGTGGCCCTGAACAGGTTCGAAACCGACACAGAAAAGGAGATCTCTTTTGTGATGAATGAATGCGAAAAACTCGGAGTAAAAGCAGCGGTCAGTGAGGTCTTCACAAAGGGAAGTGAGGGTGGGGAAGATCTTGCAAAAGCGGTGACCGAAGCCATCAAAGATTCATCTCCTCACTTTCTCTACGAGTGGGAAGACCCTGTTGAAAAGAAAGTGGAGATCCTTGCAAGGGAGATCTACAGGGCAAAGGATGTTGAGTACACAGATGAGGCCCGAAAGGCTTTGAAGTTCATTAAAAAGAACGGTTTTGATCATCTCCCTGTGATCGTGGCCAAAACTCCGAAGTCTCTCTCCCACGATCCAAAACTTCGGGGAGCACCTGAGGGTTACACCTTCGTTGTTCGGGACGCTTACGTCTCGGCAGGAGCTGGTTTTGTTGTTGTTCTGGCAGGAGACATAAATCTCATGCCGGGTCTTCCAAAAAAACCCAACGCCCTGAACATGGACGTAGATGAAGATGGCAACATCACAGGAGTCTCTTGA
- the dxs gene encoding 1-deoxy-D-xylulose-5-phosphate synthase produces MMLDEIRKMSHEELKSLAEEIRQRIVEVVLKNGGHLASNLGTVELTLALYRVFDPREDAVIWDTGHQTYTHKILTGRDEQFHTIRTFGGLSGFVTRRESPLDWFGTGHAGTSIAAALGFEKAFEFLKEKRHVVVVIGDGALTSGMALEALNQLKNLNSKIKIILNDNGMSISQNVGGLAYHLSRLRTNPIYLKGKKALKKVLEKTEIGFELEEEMRYLRDGLKGLIQGTNFFEALGLKYFGPFDGHDVELLERVLKRVKEYDYPSVVHVVTRKGRGFKAAEEDPTTYHSASPVGKPKRLSYSELLGYTLSKIAESDEKIVAITAAMADGTGLSIFQKNHPERFFDLGITEQSCVTFGAALGLQGMKPVVAIYSTFLQRAFDQIVHDVALQNAPVLFAIDRSGVVGEDGPTHHGLFDINYLLPIPNMKIVSPSSPQEFVNVLYTVLANLDGPVAVRYPKESFEADLNSLFENMREIDLGWKVVREGKDAAVIVTGTLLKEVLRIPLDVTVINALTVKPLDTHVLREVAQNHRLIFTVEEAMKIGGFGSYVAQKLWEMGWKGRVVNIGVNDHFVTHGSRKELLEMLGLDSKGLSKTMLTYIKVRSEEGKA; encoded by the coding sequence ATGATGCTGGACGAAATCAGGAAGATGAGTCATGAAGAACTGAAAAGTCTCGCTGAGGAGATAAGACAGAGGATCGTAGAGGTGGTTTTGAAGAACGGGGGGCACCTTGCTTCCAATCTGGGGACGGTGGAACTCACACTCGCTCTGTACCGCGTCTTCGATCCCAGAGAAGACGCTGTGATCTGGGACACGGGGCATCAAACGTACACCCACAAAATACTGACGGGACGAGACGAACAGTTTCACACCATAAGAACTTTCGGTGGCCTGAGCGGTTTCGTCACAAGAAGAGAGTCACCACTGGACTGGTTCGGTACAGGACATGCTGGTACCTCCATAGCGGCTGCCCTTGGTTTTGAAAAGGCCTTCGAATTTCTCAAAGAGAAAAGACACGTGGTTGTCGTGATAGGAGACGGTGCTCTCACATCTGGTATGGCGCTCGAGGCGCTGAACCAGCTCAAAAATCTCAACTCGAAAATCAAGATAATCCTCAACGACAACGGAATGTCCATCTCACAGAACGTGGGAGGGCTTGCATACCATCTTTCCAGACTCAGGACAAACCCCATATACCTGAAGGGAAAAAAAGCCCTGAAGAAGGTGCTCGAAAAAACCGAGATAGGCTTCGAGTTGGAAGAAGAGATGAGATACTTGAGAGACGGGTTGAAGGGATTGATACAGGGAACCAACTTCTTTGAAGCACTAGGTCTGAAGTACTTCGGGCCCTTCGACGGTCACGACGTAGAACTCCTCGAAAGGGTTCTGAAGAGAGTGAAAGAATACGATTATCCGTCGGTCGTTCACGTTGTGACGAGAAAGGGCAGAGGGTTCAAAGCAGCAGAAGAGGATCCCACAACGTACCACAGCGCCTCACCCGTTGGAAAACCAAAAAGGCTATCCTACAGTGAACTTCTGGGATACACCCTCTCTAAGATTGCAGAATCCGACGAAAAGATCGTTGCCATAACAGCGGCCATGGCGGATGGTACAGGACTTTCCATTTTTCAGAAGAATCACCCCGAGCGCTTCTTCGATCTGGGAATCACAGAGCAGTCGTGTGTCACTTTTGGTGCGGCGCTGGGACTTCAGGGGATGAAACCGGTTGTTGCAATCTACTCCACGTTCCTTCAGAGGGCCTTCGATCAGATTGTTCATGATGTGGCCCTTCAGAATGCTCCGGTTCTCTTCGCGATAGATCGCTCTGGAGTTGTTGGGGAAGATGGGCCCACACACCACGGTCTTTTCGATATCAACTATCTTCTCCCAATTCCGAACATGAAGATAGTATCTCCATCTTCTCCTCAAGAATTCGTGAACGTTTTATACACCGTTTTGGCCAATCTTGATGGTCCTGTTGCTGTTCGCTATCCTAAGGAATCCTTCGAGGCAGATCTCAACTCACTCTTTGAGAACATGAGAGAGATAGACCTTGGCTGGAAAGTGGTCAGAGAAGGAAAAGACGCGGCGGTGATCGTCACCGGAACTCTTCTAAAAGAAGTGCTCAGGATCCCTCTGGATGTCACGGTGATAAACGCTCTCACCGTGAAACCTCTGGATACACATGTTCTGAGAGAGGTTGCACAGAACCACAGGCTCATATTCACCGTCGAAGAAGCCATGAAGATAGGGGGATTCGGCTCCTACGTTGCTCAAAAGCTCTGGGAGATGGGATGGAAGGGACGTGTGGTGAACATCGGGGTGAACGATCACTTCGTAACCCACGGAAGCAGAAAGGAACTCCTGGAAATGCTGGGACTTGATTCAAAAGGGCTTTCAAAAACTATGCTAACATATATTAAGGTCAGAAGCGAGGAGGGGAAAGCATGA
- a CDS encoding Asp23/Gls24 family envelope stress response protein, with protein sequence MKIMLEHGELEITVEALKKIVYLATVESYGTVGIGESRSFFERIFGGDKGIKIEELEDSSLNVDVYIEVEYGVNIKEVARNIADNVAHKLKTLAGCENLNITVHVVGIK encoded by the coding sequence ATGAAGATCATGCTTGAACATGGAGAACTCGAAATAACGGTGGAGGCATTGAAGAAGATCGTGTATCTTGCAACGGTTGAAAGCTACGGGACGGTCGGAATCGGAGAATCGCGTTCATTCTTTGAGAGGATCTTCGGAGGGGACAAAGGCATCAAGATTGAAGAACTCGAAGACTCTTCTCTGAACGTCGACGTGTACATAGAAGTTGAGTACGGAGTAAACATAAAAGAAGTTGCCAGAAACATCGCCGATAACGTGGCACACAAACTCAAGACACTGGCCGGTTGTGAGAATCTGAACATAACCGTTCATGTGGTAGGCATCAAATGA
- a CDS encoding tetratricopeptide repeat protein gives MRGENIKAIVYLPLDPDKAKQNNLPVKLPVLAEDLPRIVEEDRIPLDVVLRGLEAQYEVSKDEYYRSYYVFFLYEKFKELLREQRFDEAEKILEKAREVQYDYRYHFYRGLLLKHRGNLGEAEVEMRIATSMKEDFAPAYFELANILKEKGEIEDSLLFYEKAHETNRDFLLPLLKKGDLLLEEGRFEEALEEYKRILEKDPNFTEVYERLGVIYNQLQRFKEAEKFFRKALEAERKDHVEFNLSYTLIKLGRLFEALGILKRLYEKTPDDPMLANEYGLLLKTLGLYEEALEVFEEAYSRHRDEEIVKYNYATILLHFDREKAISVLSEITGELKERAEHMIALAESKVKIPTFEEFEWLRDYFDEEGVIDVVSLAEDLASSNEEVQKRIDALREGQFPFYDTTIDTSEMIETMMGIIFESPDIFKMEENVVKFTSAFFGSSIMIASSLVLVRIVQHLLVFKDLLMDDLLREIVAETQDINWRFALRIARFRHADKFDFEKLSDLVVALLQSLEQGVPVADDDRLKYVMEKLRIKEG, from the coding sequence ATGAGGGGTGAAAACATAAAGGCAATTGTTTATCTTCCGCTCGATCCGGATAAAGCGAAACAGAACAATCTTCCAGTGAAACTTCCCGTTCTTGCAGAAGACCTTCCCAGAATAGTGGAAGAAGATCGTATCCCTCTCGATGTTGTCCTGAGAGGGCTAGAAGCACAGTACGAAGTATCAAAGGATGAGTATTACAGGTCCTACTACGTCTTCTTCCTCTACGAAAAGTTCAAGGAGCTTCTTCGCGAGCAAAGGTTCGACGAGGCAGAAAAGATCCTGGAAAAAGCGAGGGAAGTCCAATACGATTATCGCTACCACTTCTACAGAGGGCTCCTTCTCAAGCACAGGGGAAATCTTGGCGAAGCCGAGGTTGAAATGCGAATAGCAACATCCATGAAGGAAGACTTCGCGCCGGCTTATTTTGAACTCGCGAACATACTGAAAGAAAAGGGTGAAATAGAGGACAGTCTTCTCTTCTACGAAAAGGCCCATGAAACCAACAGAGATTTTCTGCTTCCGCTCCTGAAGAAAGGAGATCTTCTTCTCGAAGAAGGAAGATTCGAAGAAGCCCTTGAAGAGTACAAAAGAATCCTTGAGAAGGATCCAAACTTCACAGAGGTTTATGAAAGACTCGGGGTCATCTACAATCAACTTCAGCGTTTCAAAGAGGCAGAAAAATTCTTCAGAAAAGCGCTGGAAGCAGAACGAAAGGATCATGTGGAGTTCAACCTCTCCTACACCTTGATAAAACTCGGCAGGTTGTTCGAGGCACTGGGCATTCTGAAAAGACTCTACGAGAAGACACCCGACGATCCCATGCTGGCAAACGAGTACGGACTTCTTCTCAAAACACTCGGCCTGTACGAAGAGGCCCTCGAGGTGTTTGAAGAAGCTTACAGCCGGCACAGAGACGAAGAAATCGTGAAATACAACTACGCTACGATTCTTCTTCACTTCGACAGGGAAAAGGCTATCTCTGTCCTGTCGGAGATCACAGGAGAACTCAAAGAAAGGGCAGAACACATGATTGCTCTTGCAGAGAGCAAGGTGAAAATACCAACCTTTGAAGAATTCGAGTGGTTGAGGGATTATTTCGATGAAGAGGGCGTCATCGATGTGGTTTCCCTGGCGGAGGATCTGGCCTCTTCAAACGAAGAAGTCCAGAAGAGGATCGATGCACTCAGAGAAGGACAGTTTCCGTTTTACGATACGACGATCGACACATCAGAAATGATCGAAACCATGATGGGCATCATCTTCGAATCGCCTGACATATTCAAAATGGAAGAAAATGTCGTGAAGTTCACTTCGGCTTTCTTTGGCAGTTCCATCATGATCGCTTCGAGTCTTGTTCTTGTTCGAATCGTGCAGCATCTTCTGGTGTTCAAGGATCTGCTCATGGACGATCTTTTGAGAGAGATTGTGGCAGAAACTCAGGATATAAACTGGCGATTTGCTCTGAGAATAGCCAGGTTCAGGCACGCGGACAAATTCGATTTCGAGAAGCTCTCCGATCTCGTTGTGGCACTTCTGCAATCTCTGGAGCAGGGTGTTCCCGTTGCCGACGATGACAGACTGAAATACGTGATGGAAAAACTACGCATAAAGGAGGGATGA